One genomic region from Lacerta agilis isolate rLacAgi1 chromosome 13, rLacAgi1.pri, whole genome shotgun sequence encodes:
- the LOC117057206 gene encoding sodium/nucleoside cotransporter 1-like, protein MGEVRISLGAGDRGLENPALELTEADRSPQVAENPWPSEIKEGDDARDTSFQRIKNAAAEPFSKARCFCKAHARILRNIFLGILYAGYVAYFIAACWLDFDRALALVVLTALVVCFMIYSMVKKFWGSKLVQMFSPFRKCCRRIWPWLKWVLCAIILIGLVVWLVLDMSQRREQLVSLGGFAALVLVLFVCSKHHGAVSWRAVFWGLGLQFILGVFIIRTEPGFQAFQWLGTQIQTFLNYTTAGSSFVFGDKLIQEAFAFQSLPIIVFFSCVMSILYYLGVMQFIILKLSWLLQITMGTAATESLSVVGNVFVGMTEAPLLIRPYLLDMTRSEVHAVMTGGFATIAGSVMGAYISFGIDASSLIAASVMAAPCALAMAKLVYPEVEESKFRSQEGVKIACGEEKNVLEAASNGAAISVGLVANIAANLIAFLAVLEFINAALAWLGGMVNLPELSFQLICSYVLVPVAFLLGASWEDAPVVAELLGIKIFLNEFVAYQQLSGYKEKRLKGLPEWDGTHKQWISERAEIITTFALCGFANLSSIGIMLGGLTSMAPQRKGEFSSIVPRALFTGACVSLINACLAGILYVPRGGVTDCLDFFSKANLNSTSYPVYICCQDLFTCTSTATNGSLSFSGIWESLDVGTSEMYLQQCCAHYNATACPKP, encoded by the exons ATGGGAGAAGTCAGGATTTCACTTGGAGCTGGCGACAGAGGCTTGGAGAATCCAGCGTTAGAGCTCACG GAAGCAGACAGAAGTCCGCAGGTGGCAGAGAACCCTTGGCCTTCTGAGATCAAGGAAGGCGATGATGCACGTGATACTTCTTTCCAGAG GATCAAGAATGCAGCAGCTGAGCCTTTCTCTAAAGCAAGGTGCTTTTGCAAGGCTCATGCCAGGATACTACGGAATATCTTCTTGGGCATCCTGTACGCAG GCTATGTGGCCTACTTCATTGCAGCCTGTTGGCTGGACTTTGACCGAGCCTTGGCTTTGGTCGTTTTGACTGCCCTGGTGGTTTGTTTCATGATCTATAGCATGGTCAAGAAATTCTGGGGTTCCAAGCTTGTCCAGATGTTCAGCCCTTTCCGAAAATGCTGCCGGAGAATCTGGCCGTGGCTGAAATG GGTGCTGTGTGCAATCATTTTGATCGGCCTGGTAGTGTGGCTGGTTCTTGACATGTCCCAGAGGCGAGAGCAGTTGGTGTCACTGGGTGGCTTCGCCGCGCTGGTGCTGGTGCTCTTTGTGTGCTCCAAACACCACGGAGCT GTGTCCTGGAGAGCTGTGTTCTGGGGGCTTGGCCTGCAGTTTATCCTTGGAGTGTTCATCATCCGGACAGAACCTGGATTTCAGGCTTTCCAGTGGCTTGGTACTCAGATTCAG ACATTCCTGAACTACACCACAGCTGGTTCCAGCTTCGTCTTTGGAGACAAATTGATCCAAGAGGCATTTGCCTTTCAG TCACTGCCCATCATTGTCTTCTTCAGCTGTGTGATGTCCATTCTCTACTACCTGGGAGTCATGCAGTTCATAATCCTGAAG TTGTCCTGGCTCCTGCAGATCACCATGGGCACAGCAGCCACGGAATCTCTGAGTGTGGTGGGGAACGTGTTTGTGGGAATG ACAGAAGCGCCACTGCTCATCCGTCCCTACCTGCTGGACATGACGCGGTCAGAGGTTCATGCTGTGATGACTGGCGGCTTTGCCACCATTGCCGGCAGTGTGATGGGAGCTTACATTTCATTTGGG ATTGATGCCTCATCCTTGATTGCTGCTTCAGTAATGGCAGCACCTTGTGCTTTGGCTATGGCTAAGCTGGTGTATCCGGAAGTGGAAGAATCTAAGTTCCGGAGCCAGGAGGGCGTGAAAATTGCCTGTGG GGAGGAGAAAAATGTCCTGGAAGCTGCCAGCAATGGAGCAGCCATCTCTGTGGGGCTGGTGGCCAACATCGCAGCCAACCTGATAGCATTCCTGGCTGTACTGGAGTTCATCAATGCTGCCCTCGCTTGGCTGGGAGGCATGGTCAATCTGCCAGAACTCTCCTTCCAG TTGATCTGTTCCTATGTCCTGGTGCCTGTAGCATTCTTGTTGGGAGCAAGCTGGGAGGATGCCCCGGTGGTAGCTGAGCTTCTAGGAATCAAGATATTCTTAAATGAGTTCGTGGCTTATCAGCAGCTCTCGGGCTACAAAGAGAAACGACTGAAAGGACTACCCGAGTGGGACGGGACACACAAGCAGTGGATTTCG GAGAGAGCTGAAATCATAACAACCTTTGCTCTTTGTGGATTTGCCAATCTGAGCTCCATTGGGATCATGTTGGGAGGCTTGA cgtCCATGGCACCGCAACGCAAGGGTGAATTTTCCAGCATCGTTCCCCGGGCCTTGTTCACAGGAGCCTGTGTGTCCCTGATCAACGCGTGCCTTGCAG GTATCCTTTATGTGCCCAGAGGAGGGGTGACTGACTGCCTAGACTTCTTCAGCAAAGCCAACCTAAACTCTACCAGCTACCCAGTCTATATTTGCTGCCAAGACTTGTTCACCTG caCCTCAACTGCAACAAATggttccctttctttctctggcATTTGGGAAAGCTTGGATGTTGGGACTTCGGAGATGTATCTGCAACAGTGCTGTGCTCACTATAATGCCACAGCCTGTCCCAAGCCATAA